One part of the Arabidopsis thaliana chromosome 4, partial sequence genome encodes these proteins:
- the CCT gene encoding RNA polymerase II transcription mediator (CENTER CITY (CCT); FUNCTIONS IN: RNA polymerase II transcription mediator activity; INVOLVED IN: photoperiodism, flowering, regulation of development, heterochronic, regulation of radial pattern formation; LOCATED IN: mediator complex, chloroplast; EXPRESSED IN: 22 plant structures; EXPRESSED DURING: 14 growth stages; CONTAINS InterPro DOMAIN/s: Mediator complex, subunit Med12 (InterPro:IPR019035); Has 216 Blast hits to 184 proteins in 75 species: Archae - 0; Bacteria - 0; Metazoa - 42; Fungi - 65; Plants - 86; Viruses - 0; Other Eukaryotes - 23 (source: NCBI BLink).) — MQRYHAANCTSAVNNSAIGGASARDSGRADSSSIGNYSLNSRRPPPLTPYKLKCEKDGLNSRLGPPDFHPPTSNSPEENLTKEYVQFGYKETVDGLKESEEIILSQVHTFSKPVVHKCKEAVRKCLRAINESRALKRKAGQVYGVPLSGSLLCKPGFPEQRSCGEETKKRWIESLSQQHKRLRSLADNIPGYRRKTLFEVLIRNNVPLLRATWFIKVTYLNQVRPSPAAISSGTPDKTQASRCEQWTKDVIEYLQYLLDELLSRNSSFPAQQTRDRSPQMLYTGSMQKNSPASTSLYGEETSLHFKWWYMVRLLQWHHAEGLLFPNLIVDWVLKLLQEKEIFEILQLLLPIVYGVLESIVLSQTYVQSLVAIAVRFIQEPAPGGSDLVDNSRRAYTLSALIEMVRYLVLAAPDTFVASDFFPLPPSVAACGPNDVSYTSKAYENLEKLRSNSAEISAQFQGRGVLSRFEFLSFDYTISTIQRSADDLAKIASAGYPQHNVAKAVQALDKALSDGDIRAAYSYLFEDLCNGAVDEAWITDVSPCLRSSLRWIGAISTSFVCSVFFLIEWATCDFRDFRAGVPKDIKFSGRKDCSQVYLVIQLLKQKILGGEFTARKGKNCRNNFLGVSKPSGSMDAFESPGPLHDIIVCWIDQHEVHKGGAKRLQLLVFELIRSGIFNPIAYVRQLIVSGMIDVIQPAVDPERRMRHHRILKQLPGCFVHETLEEAQLFGGDKLSEAVRTYSNERRLLLRELLVEKGKYWNNLVLSDQKSKKISTSLSSVIFPRACNAKSNSKGPRKHTKSSVDIRELKERISALLQFPGMSCGVETPVRDEFQNSVKRSSGSVYSKMDQPEATPGCEDCRRAKRPKMNDEKSSCYQGNSPIASDEEDNWWIKKGSKTVESSLKVDPQIEITKQVPRGRQKMARKTQSLAQLQAARIEGSQGASTSHVCDNKVSCPHHGPGVEGENQKVVDVFRTSTPVDMVSVGNSLKQLQFVDKRSIAVWLTTAVRQLVEEPQKSSVRVGQFNRGAPVEEKNTIRWKLGADELYSILFLLDISLDLVSAVKFLLWLLPKANSTPSFAVQGGRNLVTVPRNVENNMCEIGEAILVSSLRRYENILLSADLVPEAMTALMNRAASLMSSNGKISGSAALVYTRYILKRYGSLPSVVEWHNNFKATSEKKLLSELDHTRSGNGEYGNPLGVPAGVDNPDDYLRKKISIGGARPSRVGLSMRDVLQRHVEEATHYLKKLIGTGTMKASLAEKNDDGYQVAQQIVVGLMDCIRQTGGAAQEGDPSLVSSAVSAIINSVGLSVARITDFSLGNIYQNHPSGVDSSNIARYILRIHITCLCLLKEALGERQSRVFEIALATESSTALTGVFAPVKGSRGQHQLSPESYDSNANNSTIDMSNGTGKMALSRATKITAAVSALVIGSITHGVITLERIVGLLRLKDYLDFVQFVRRTKSSSNGSARSMGASKVESPIEVYVHWFRLLVGNCKTVSEGLVLELVGESSVVAISRMQRMLPLKLVFPPAYSIIAFVLWRPFVSNSNSNSSVHEDTHRLYQSLTMAFHDVIKHLPFRDVCFRDTQGLYELIVADSTDAEFASVFESHGLDMHLKSVAFAPLRARLFLNSLIDCKVPSSGYSHEGVSEAKNRHQGNGTKLVDKLVSVLDCLQPAKFHWQWVELRLLLNEQALAEKLENHDMPLTDAIRSSCPTSEKPDASENEKNFIQILLTRLLVRPDAVPLFSEVVHLFGRSVEDSMLKQAEWFLAGQDVLFGRKTIRQKLIIVGESKGLPTKPQFWKPWGWCNSSSSDHITANKAGKKRKFEITSIEEGEVIEEGSGSRKVLLPRVLDENSPSVGYGITTERAFVQLVLPCIDQSSDESRSTFVNELVRQFSNIEQQLSSVTNRSTTSNKQMGTASSGSEISSNKGSTRKGLRGGSPSLARRSSANTTDTSPPPSPAALRASMSLRLQFLLRLLPVICGEPSFKNTRHALASTIVRLLGSRVVYEDYAVCSPRSELSKAETESTIDPSSMADLSSEVLFDRLLFVLHGLLSNHQPKWLKPRPSSNESSKDFTLFDRDAAESLQNELSRMQLPDTIRWRIQAAMPILLPSLRCSLSCQPHSVPPTALTLVQPSGSTAAAGTNQRNSPAISKSGTAAAQGKLKPTMLAPHQQQEADNTDVVDPWTLLEDGTSSGLSSSNASNSSDMANLRATCWLKGAVRVRRTDLTYVGSVDDDS, encoded by the exons ATGCAAAGGTATCATGCTGCCAACTGCACTAGTGCAGTCAACAATAGTGCTATAGGTGGTGCATCCGCGAGGGACTCAGGACGAGCTGATTCCTCTTCGATTGGAAACTATTCACTAAACTCCAG GAGACCACCACCGTTGACACCCTACAAGTTGAAGTGTGAAAAGGACGGTCTGAATTCCCG ATTAGGGCCGCCTGATTTTCATCCTCCAACATCAAATTCTCCCGAAGAGAATCTGACCAAAGAGTATGTTCAATTTGGATACAAGGAAACTGTTGATGGACTTAAG GAATCCGAAGAAATTATATTGTCCCAGGTCCATACTTTCTCAAAGCCTGTTGTCCATAAGTGCAAAGAG GCAGTCAGAAAGTGTCTTAGAGCTATCAATGAATCTCGTGCACTGAAGCGCAAG GCTGGTCAGGTTTATGGGGTGCCTCTCTCTGGTTCGCTTCTATGTAAGCCTGGATTTCCAGAACAAAGGTCATGTGGGgaggagacaaagaaaagatgGATCGAG AGTTTATCACAACAGCACAAACGATTGCGCTCTTTGGCTGATAACATTCCTGGATATAGGAGAAAAACCTTATTTGAAGTCCTTATAAGGAACAATGTCCCACTATTGAGAGCTACTTGGTTTATAAAAGTGACTTATCTCAATCAG GTGCGACCTAGTCCTGCTGCTATTTCTTCAGGAACACCTGACAAGACACAAGCTTCTCGGTGTGAGCAATGGACAAAAGATGTTATTGAATATTTGCAATACCTCTTGGATGAACTTTTGTCACGGAATAGCTCATTTCCTGCTCAGCAAACTAGAGATAGGTCACCACAGATGCTTTATACAGGATCAATGCAAAAGAATAGTCCAGCATCAACAAGCCTTTACGGCGAGGAAACATCTCTACATTTTAAATGGTGGTATATGGTGCGTCTTCTACAGTGGCACCATGCTGAAGGGCTTCTTTTTCCTAATCTCATTGTTGATTGGGTTCTCAAGCTCTTACAG GAAAAGGAGATCTTTGAAATTTTGCAGCTGCTACTCCCCATTGTGTATGGTGTTTTAGAGAGTATTGTTCTCTCTCAGACATATGTACAGAGTCTTGTAGCTATTGCTGTCCGTTTCATTCAGGAACCTGCTCCTGGTGGATCTGATCTTGTTGATAACTCTCGAAGAGCTTATACTCTATCTGCTCTAATTGAGATGGTTCGCTACTTGGTACTTGCTGCACCCGACACATTTGTTGCTTCAGatttctttcctcttcctccttccGTAGCAGCATGTGGACCTAATGATGTGAGCTATACGTCAAAGGCTTATGAGAATCTGGAAAAGCTGAGAAGTAACTCTGCGGAGATTTCTGCCCAGTTTCAAGGAAGAGGAGTTCTTTCCCGGTTTGAGttcctttcttttgattatacCATTTCAACCATTCAAAGAAGTGCAGATGATTTGGCAAAGATAGCTAGCGCTGGTTACCCTCAACATAACGTGGCTAAAGCTGTTCAGGCCTTGGATAAAGCTTTGTCGGATGGAGATATCAGAGCTGCTTACAGTTATCTCTTTGAAGACCTTTGCAATGGAGCCGTTGATGAGGCCTGGATTACTGACGTCAGTCCATGTTTAAGATCATCCCTTAGATGGATTGGCGCTATTAGCACATCCTTTGTTTGCTCCGTTTTTTTCCTTATAGAATGGGCTACATGTGATTTTAGAGATTTCCGTGCTGGTGTGCCTAAAGATATCAAGTTCTCTGGCAGAAAAGATTGTTCTCAGGTGTATTTAGTCATTCAGCTTCTGAAGCAAAAGATTCTGGGTGGAGAATTCACAGCTCGCAAAGGAAAGAATTGTCGCAACAATTTTCTTGGTGTTTCTAAACCTAGCGGTTCGATGGATGCATTTGAAAGCCCGGGCCCATTACATGATATCATAGTCTGTTGGATTGATCAGCATGAGGTACACAAGGGAGGAGCAAAGCGCTTGCAATTACTCGTTTTTGAACTTATACGTTCTGGAATCTTTAATCCCATAGCATATGTGAGGCAACTCATAGTTAGCGGGATGATCGATGTGATTCAACCTGCTGTTGATCCTGAAAGGAGAATGAGGCACCATCGCATATTGAAACAGCTACCTGGGTGTTTTGTACATGAAACCTTAGAGGAAGCTCAACTCTTTGGAGGGGATAAGCTTTCCGAGGCTGTGAGAACTTATTCTAATGAACGGCGCCTTCTTCTTCGAGAACTGCTTGTTGAGAAAGGTAAATACTGGAATAATTTAGTTCTCTCAGATCAGAAGTCAAAGAAAATTTCCACTTCCCTTTCGTCTGTTATTTTTCCAAGGGCGTGTAATGCCAAGAGCAATAGTAAGGGACCTCGCAAACATACCAAGAGTAGTGTGGATATTAGAGAACTAAAGGAGCGCATATCAGCTCTACTGCAGTTTCCAGGTATGTCATGTGGTGTGGAAACCCCAGTGCGAGATGAATTCCAAAATAGTGTTAAGAGATCAAGTGGATCTGTGTATAGCAAGATGGATCAACCAGAAGCTACACCAGGGTGTGAAGACTGTAGAAGagcaaaaagaccaaaaatgaATGATGAAAAGAGCTCTTGCTATCAAGGGAATTCACCAATTGcatcagatgaagaagataactgGTGGATCAAGAAAGGATCGAAAACTGTGGAGTCTTCTCTGAAGGTTGATCCTCAGATAGAGATAACTAAACAAGTACCACGAGGTAGGCAGAAGATGGCGCGTAAGACACAGTCGCTGGCTCAACTACAAGCTGCTAGAATTGAAGGTAGCCAGGGCGCTTCAACGAGTCATGTTTGTGATAATAAAGTAAGCTGTCCTCATCATGGCCCTGGAGTGGAAGGAGAAAATCAGAAGGTGGTTGATGTGTTTAGAACTTCCACCCCTGTGGATATGGTATCTGTTGGAAACTCTTTGAAGCAGCTACAGTTTGTTGATAAGCGATCTATTGCAGTTTGGCTTACTACTGCAGTTCGGCAACTTGTTGAAGAGCCCCAAAAGAGCAGTGTGAGAGTTGGGCAGTTCAATAGAGGTGCTCCAGTTGAGGAGAAGAACACAATTAGGTGGAAGCTTGGGGCAGACGAGCTATACTCCATATTATTTCTCTTGGATATCTCTCTTGACTTGGTTTCAGCGGttaaatttcttctttggttattGCCGAAGGCCAACAGTACCCCAAGTTTTGCCGTACAGGGTGGAAGAAACCTTGTAACTGTACCAAGGAATGTTGAAAACAACATGTGTGAAATAGGCGAGGCGATTCTAGTATCATCACTGAGAAG GTATGAAAACATTCTACTTTCAGCTGATCTTGTTCCTGAGGCCATGACAGCTTTGATGAACCGTGCTGCATCACTTATGTCTAGTAATGGAAAAATTTCTGGATCAGCAGCCTTAGTTTATACTCGctatattttgaaaagatatGGAAGCCTCCCCAGTGTTGTGGAATGGCATAACAATTTCAAAGCAACATCCGAAAAGAAGCTACTTTCTGAACTAGATCATACGCGATCAGGAAATGGTGAGTATGGGAACCCCCTCGGGGTTCCAGCAGGAGTAGATAATCCAGATGACTATTTACGTAAAAAAATCAGCATTGGCGGTGCACGTCCTTCAAGAGTGGGTTTGAGTATGCGAGATGTTTTGCAACGACATGTTGAAGAGGCGACTCATTATCTCAAAAAACTCATTGGGACTGGTACTATGAAAGCCTCTCTCGCTGAGAAAAATGATGACGGGTATCAGGTGGCTCAACAAATTGTAGTTGGACTAATGGACTGCATTAGACAGACTGGCGGTGCAGCTCAAGAGGGTGATCcctctttggtttcttctgcGGTTTCTGCGATTATAAACAGTGTAGGCCTTTCAGTGGCAAGGATTACAGATTTCTCTTTGGGAAACATTTATCAGAATCATCCTTCTGGCGTTGATTCATCTAATATTGCACGATACATTTTACGAATCCATATAACCTGTCTGTGCCTTCTTAAGGAAGCTCTTGGAGAGCGTCAAAGCCGAGTGTTTGAAATAGCACTTGCAACAGAAAGTTCCACTGCGCTTACTGGAGTTTTTGCTCCTGTGAAGGGATCACGAGGTCAGCATCAGCTATCTCCTGAATCCTATGATTCAAATGCAAACAATTCAACAATCGATATGTCGAATGGTACTGGAAAAATGGCGCTGAGCAGAGCGACAAAAATTACTGCAGCTGTATCTGCACTTGTTATAGGTTCTATCACACATGGTGTTATAACCCTTGAGAGGATTGTTGGTCTACTGAGACTAAAGGATTACTTAGATTTCGTTCAGTTTGTAAGGCGTACAAAATCGAGTTCTAATGGCAGTGCTAGATCCATGGGAGCCTCTAAAGTGGAAAGCCCTATTGAAGTGTATGTACATTGGTTCAGACTCCTTGTTGGTAACTGTAAAACTGTTTCGGAAGGGCTGGTTTTGGAGCTTGTGGGAGAATCTTCCGTGGTGGCTATATCACGCATGCAGCGTATGCTTCCGCTGAAATTGGTCTTCCCACCAGCCTATTCAATTATTGCGTTTGTTCTGTGGAGGCCTTTTGTTTCAAATAGTAACTCTAACTCCAGCGTCCATGAAGACACTCACCGCCTTTATCAGTCTTTGACAATGGCCTTCCATGATGTTATTAAGCATCTTCCTTTCCGAGACGTGTGCTTCAGAGACACCCAGGGACTTTATGAACTGATAGTTGCTGATTCCACAGATGCTGAATTTGCGTCGGTGTTTGAATCGCATGGATTGGATATGCACTTGAAATCTGTGGCCTTTGCTCCTCTTCGAGCGCGTCTTTTCTTAAATTCCCTAATTGATTGTAAGGTGCCATCCTCTGGTTATTCCCATGAAGGAGTTAGTGAAGCAAAAAACCGACATCAGGGAAATGGAACAAAGCTTGTGGACAAGCTTGTATCTGTATTAGATTGCCTGCAGCCTGCAAAATTTCACTGGCAGTGGGTTGAACTCAGGCTGCTTCTAAACGAGCAAGCACTTGCTGAGAAACTCGAAAATCATGATATGCCTTTGACAGATGCAATACGATCTTCCTGTCCTACCTCTGAGAAGCCTGATGCCTCTGAGAATGAGAAAAATTTCATTCAAATCCTCCTCACAAGGTTATTGGTTAGACCTGATGCGGTCCCTCTTTTCTCAGAAGTGGTTCATCTCTTCGGTAGATCGGTTGAGGATTCAATGTTGAAGCAAGCTGAATGGTTTCTAGCAGGCCAAGATGTTCTTTTTGGACGAAAAACAATCAGACAAAAACTGATTATTGTAGGTGAAAGCAAAGGACTCCCCACGAAACCTCAGTTTTGGAAACCTTGGGGTTGGTGCAACAGCTCTAGTTCCGATCATATTACAGCAAACAAGGCAGGGAAGAAAAGGAAGTTTGAAATTACTTCTATCGAAGAAGGGGAAGTGATTGAGGAAGGTTCAGGTTCAAGAAAGGTATTATTACCCCGGGTATTGGATGAGAATAGTCCCAGTGTTGGCTATGGGATTACAACTGAGAGGGCTTTTGTTCAGCTAGTGCTTCCATGCATAGACCAAAGCTCTGATGAGTCTCGAAGTACCTTTGTGAATGAGTTGGTAAGACAGTTTAGCAATATTGAGCAGCAATTAAGTTCAGTTACCAACCGCAGTACAACAAGCAACAAGCAAATGGGAACTGCTTCTTCTGGGTCTGAGATTTCATCAAATAAAGGAAGTACCCGGAAGGGCCTTCGCGGTGGTAGCCCTAGTTTGGCAAGAAGATCCTCAGCCAATACTACTGACACTTCGCCGCCGCCTTCCCCTGCTGCTTTGAGAGCTTCTATGTCTTTGCGGTTGCAATTTCTTCTAAGATTACTGCCTGTCATCTGCGG GGAACCTTCATTTAAGAACACCAGACATGCACTTGCGTCTACAATAGTTCGTCTACTTGGAAGCAGAGTAGTTTATGAAGATTATGCTGTATGTTCTCCTCGTAGTGAGCTATCAAAGGCagaaacagaatcaacaataGATCCTTCTTCCATGGCAGATCTCTCTAGTGAAGTCTTATTTGACCGGTTACTGTTTGTACTCCATGGGCTGTTAAGCAATCACCAGCCAAAATGGCTAAAGCCAAGGCCTTCCTCTAATGAATCATCCAAAGACTTTACCTTGTTTGATCGCGATGCAGCAGAGAGCTTACAG AATGAGCTTTCGCGGATGCAGTTACCAGACACCATTAGATGGCGGATCCAAGCAGCGATGCCAATCCTCCTTCCTTCTCTACGCTGTTCTCTCTCATGCCAGCCTCATTCTGTTCCGCCAACCGCACTCACACTTGTTCAGCCCTCTGGATCTACTGCTGCTGCTGGAACCAATCAAAGAAACTCCCCTGCCATATCGAAAAGTGGAACTGCAGCAGCACAAGGGAAGCTGAAGCCGACAATGTTGGCAccacatcaacaacaagaagCAGACAACACGGATGTGGTTGACCCGTGGACGCTCCTCGAAGATGGGACAAGTTCAGGTCTATCAAGCAGCAACGCTTCAAATAGCAGCGACATGGCCAACCTTCGAGCCACCTGTTGGCTGAAAGGTGCAGTCAGGGTCAGACGGACTGATCTAACTTACGTTGGTTCAGTAGACGACGACAGCTGA
- the ROPGEF3 gene encoding RHO guanyl-nucleotide exchange factor 3 — protein MENLSNPDENDDHQSPRSIDQNDQSAVETPVYSTMSIDSFVYPRTCSETTSGFSDQIDETNSFCSEASPCNWPVLTESKSSKCLSGLEMQSNECLVVQEISEPELETMKERFAKLLLGEDMSGSGKGVCTAVTISNAITNLYATVFGQNLRLEPLETEKRALWKREMNCLLSVCDYIVEFIPRCQNLSNGATVEVMESRPRADIYINLPALRKLDSMLMEALDSFQNTEFWYAEEGSLSMKSARSSTGSFRKVIVQRKEEKWWLPVPLVPSEGLSDKARKQLKNKRESTNQIHKAAMAINSSILSEMEIPDSYMTTLPKCGKSSVGDSIYRYMSGSGRFFPEQLLDCLNISSEHEAVQLADRVEASMYTWRRKSCLSNSKNSWNMVKDLMSTTERTDKNYVMAERAETLLFCLKQRYPELSQTSLDICKIQYNKDVGKAVLESYSRVLEGLAFNIVAWIDDVLYVDKTMRGSE, from the exons atGGAGAATTTATCGAATCCAGATGAAAACGACGATCATCAATCACCTAGATCCATTGACCAAAATGATCAATCAGCAGTAGAAACTCCGGTTTACTCGACGATGAGCATAGATTCCTTTGTTTACCCTCGAACTTGTTCAGAGACCACTTCAGGGTTTTCAGACCAGATAGATGAAACCAACAGCTTCTGTAGTGAAGCTTCTCCTTGTAACTGGCCTGTCCTTACTGAATCTAAGAGCTCCAAATGTCTCTCTGGTTTAGAGATGCAATCAAATGAATGTCTTGTAGTCCAAGAAATTTCTGAACCAG AACTTGAGACAATGAAGGAAAGATTCGCTAAGCTTCTACTTGGAGAAGATATGTCAGGGAGTGGTAAAGGAGTTTGCACTGCAGTGACTATCTCAAACGCAATTACCAATCTTTATG CTACAGTGTTTGGACAGAATCTGAGGTTAGAGCCgttagaaacagagaagagagcattgtggaagagagaaatgaaTTGTCTTTTATCTGTATGCGATTACATTGTCGAATTCATCCCTAGATGTCAGAATCTAAGCAATGGAGCTACTGTTGAG GTGATGGAGAGTAGACCAAGAGCAGATATCTATATCAACTTGCCTGCATTGAGAAAGCTAGATTCAATGCTTATG GAAGCATTGGATAGTTTTCAGAACACAGAGTTTTGGTATGCAGAAGAAGGAAGTTTATCGATGAAATCAGCTCGTTCTTCGACTGGATCATTCAGGAAAGTTATAGTacaaaggaaagaagagaaatggtGGTTACCAGTTCCTCTAGTACCATCAGAAGGTTTGTCAGATAAAGCCAGAAAACAACTcaagaacaagagagaaagTACCAATCAGATTCATAAAGCTGCAATGGCTATCAACAGTAGCATTCTCAGTGAAATGGAGATTCCAGACTCTTACATGACAACTCTTccaaag TGTGGTAAAAGCAGTGTTGGAGATTCAATTTACCGTTACATGAGTGGTTCTGGTCGGTTTTTCCCAGAGCAACTCTTAGATTGTCTGAACATATCTTCCGAACATGAAGCTGTTCAGTTAGCAGATAGAGTAGAAGCTTCGATGTACACATGGAGACGCAAATCTTGTCTTAGTAACTCCAAGAACTCATGGAACATGGTGAAAGATCTTATGTCAACTACAGAGAGAACAGACAAGAACTATGTTATGGCTGAGAGAGCTGAGACTCTCCTCTTCTGTTTGAAACAGCGTTATCCAGAATTGTCTCAGACATCATTAGATATATGCAAGATTCAGTACAATAAG GATGTTGGAAAAGCTGTGTTGGAGAGCTACTCAAGAGTACTTGAAGGTTTAGCTTTTAACATAGTTGCTTGGATTGATGATGTTCTCTATGTAGACAAAACCATGAGAGGTAGTGAATAA
- the ROPGEF3 gene encoding RHO guanyl-nucleotide exchange factor 3 yields MILHLIMFAATVFGQNLRLEPLETEKRALWKREMNCLLSVCDYIVEFIPRCQNLSNGATVEVMESRPRADIYINLPALRKLDSMLMEALDSFQNTEFWYAEEGSLSMKSARSSTGSFRKVIVQRKEEKWWLPVPLVPSEGLSDKARKQLKNKRESTNQIHKAAMAINSSILSEMEIPDSYMTTLPKCGKSSVGDSIYRYMSGSGRFFPEQLLDCLNISSEHEAVQLADRVEASMYTWRRKSCLSNSKNSWNMVKDLMSTTERTDKNYVMAERAETLLFCLKQRYPELSQTSLDICKIQYNKDVGKAVLESYSRVLEGLAFNIVAWIDDVLYVDKTMRGSE; encoded by the exons ATGATACTTCATTTGATAATGTTTGCAGCTACAGTGTTTGGACAGAATCTGAGGTTAGAGCCgttagaaacagagaagagagcattgtggaagagagaaatgaaTTGTCTTTTATCTGTATGCGATTACATTGTCGAATTCATCCCTAGATGTCAGAATCTAAGCAATGGAGCTACTGTTGAG GTGATGGAGAGTAGACCAAGAGCAGATATCTATATCAACTTGCCTGCATTGAGAAAGCTAGATTCAATGCTTATG GAAGCATTGGATAGTTTTCAGAACACAGAGTTTTGGTATGCAGAAGAAGGAAGTTTATCGATGAAATCAGCTCGTTCTTCGACTGGATCATTCAGGAAAGTTATAGTacaaaggaaagaagagaaatggtGGTTACCAGTTCCTCTAGTACCATCAGAAGGTTTGTCAGATAAAGCCAGAAAACAACTcaagaacaagagagaaagTACCAATCAGATTCATAAAGCTGCAATGGCTATCAACAGTAGCATTCTCAGTGAAATGGAGATTCCAGACTCTTACATGACAACTCTTccaaag TGTGGTAAAAGCAGTGTTGGAGATTCAATTTACCGTTACATGAGTGGTTCTGGTCGGTTTTTCCCAGAGCAACTCTTAGATTGTCTGAACATATCTTCCGAACATGAAGCTGTTCAGTTAGCAGATAGAGTAGAAGCTTCGATGTACACATGGAGACGCAAATCTTGTCTTAGTAACTCCAAGAACTCATGGAACATGGTGAAAGATCTTATGTCAACTACAGAGAGAACAGACAAGAACTATGTTATGGCTGAGAGAGCTGAGACTCTCCTCTTCTGTTTGAAACAGCGTTATCCAGAATTGTCTCAGACATCATTAGATATATGCAAGATTCAGTACAATAAG GATGTTGGAAAAGCTGTGTTGGAGAGCTACTCAAGAGTACTTGAAGGTTTAGCTTTTAACATAGTTGCTTGGATTGATGATGTTCTCTATGTAGACAAAACCATGAGAGGTAGTGAATAA
- the ROPGEF3 gene encoding RHO guanyl-nucleotide exchange factor 3 (RHO guanyl-nucleotide exchange factor 3 (ROPGEF3); CONTAINS InterPro DOMAIN/s: Rop nucleotide exchanger, PRONE (InterPro:IPR005512); BEST Arabidopsis thaliana protein match is: RHO guanyl-nucleotide exchange factor 2 (TAIR:AT1G01700.1); Has 292 Blast hits to 291 proteins in 14 species: Archae - 0; Bacteria - 0; Metazoa - 0; Fungi - 0; Plants - 292; Viruses - 0; Other Eukaryotes - 0 (source: NCBI BLink).): protein MENLSNPDENDDHQSPRSIDQNDQSAVETPVYSTMSIDSFVYPRTCSETTSGFSDQIDETNSFCSEASPCNWPVLTESKSSKCLSGLEMQSNECLVVQEISEPELETMKERFAKLLLGEDMSGSGKGVCTAVTISNAITNLYATVFGQNLRLEPLETEKRALWKREMNCLLSVCDYIVEFIPRCQNLSNGATVEVMESRPRADIYINLPALRKLDSMLMEALDSFQNTEFWYAEEGSLSMKSARSSTGSFRKVIVQRKEEKWWLPVPLVPSEGLSDKARKQLKNKRESTNQIHKAAMAINSSILSEMEIPDSYMTTLPKVFFFVTFIHSYLLGILKF from the exons atGGAGAATTTATCGAATCCAGATGAAAACGACGATCATCAATCACCTAGATCCATTGACCAAAATGATCAATCAGCAGTAGAAACTCCGGTTTACTCGACGATGAGCATAGATTCCTTTGTTTACCCTCGAACTTGTTCAGAGACCACTTCAGGGTTTTCAGACCAGATAGATGAAACCAACAGCTTCTGTAGTGAAGCTTCTCCTTGTAACTGGCCTGTCCTTACTGAATCTAAGAGCTCCAAATGTCTCTCTGGTTTAGAGATGCAATCAAATGAATGTCTTGTAGTCCAAGAAATTTCTGAACCAG AACTTGAGACAATGAAGGAAAGATTCGCTAAGCTTCTACTTGGAGAAGATATGTCAGGGAGTGGTAAAGGAGTTTGCACTGCAGTGACTATCTCAAACGCAATTACCAATCTTTATG CTACAGTGTTTGGACAGAATCTGAGGTTAGAGCCgttagaaacagagaagagagcattgtggaagagagaaatgaaTTGTCTTTTATCTGTATGCGATTACATTGTCGAATTCATCCCTAGATGTCAGAATCTAAGCAATGGAGCTACTGTTGAG GTGATGGAGAGTAGACCAAGAGCAGATATCTATATCAACTTGCCTGCATTGAGAAAGCTAGATTCAATGCTTATG GAAGCATTGGATAGTTTTCAGAACACAGAGTTTTGGTATGCAGAAGAAGGAAGTTTATCGATGAAATCAGCTCGTTCTTCGACTGGATCATTCAGGAAAGTTATAGTacaaaggaaagaagagaaatggtGGTTACCAGTTCCTCTAGTACCATCAGAAGGTTTGTCAGATAAAGCCAGAAAACAACTcaagaacaagagagaaagTACCAATCAGATTCATAAAGCTGCAATGGCTATCAACAGTAGCATTCTCAGTGAAATGGAGATTCCAGACTCTTACATGACAACTCTTccaaaggtttttttttttgttaccttcATTCATTCATACCTACTAggaattttgaagttttga